The following coding sequences lie in one Klebsiella huaxiensis genomic window:
- the priB gene encoding primosomal replication protein N, with amino-acid sequence MTNRLELSGIICRTPLRKVSPSGIPHCQFVLEHRSVQEEAGFHRQAWCQMPVIISGHENQAITHSITVGSAVIVRGFISCHKAKNGLSKMVLHAEQIELIDSGD; translated from the coding sequence ATGACCAATCGTCTGGAACTGTCCGGCATAATCTGCAGGACTCCACTTCGTAAGGTCAGCCCATCAGGAATTCCACACTGCCAGTTCGTGCTTGAGCATCGTTCAGTGCAGGAGGAAGCCGGTTTTCACCGGCAGGCATGGTGCCAAATGCCCGTTATTATTAGCGGACACGAAAACCAAGCCATTACTCACAGTATAACGGTCGGTAGCGCAGTAATCGTTCGAGGGTTCATTTCTTGCCACAAGGCAAAGAACGGCTTGAGCAAAATGGTTCTGCATGCCGAGCAGATTGAATTGATAGATTCTGGAGACTAG
- the rpsF gene encoding 30S ribosomal protein S6: MRHYEIVFMVHPDQSEQVPGMIERYTGAITAAEGTIHRLEDWGRRQLAYPINKLHKAHYVLLNVEAPQEAIDELETNFRFNDAVIRSMVMRTKHAVTEASPMVKAKDERRERREDFANETADDSEAGDSEE; the protein is encoded by the coding sequence ATGCGTCATTACGAAATCGTTTTTATGGTCCATCCTGACCAGAGCGAACAGGTTCCGGGTATGATCGAACGTTACACTGGTGCAATCACTGCAGCAGAAGGTACGATCCACCGTCTGGAAGACTGGGGCCGCCGTCAGCTGGCTTATCCGATCAACAAACTGCACAAAGCTCACTACGTTCTGCTGAACGTTGAAGCCCCGCAGGAAGCGATCGATGAGCTGGAAACTAACTTCCGCTTCAACGACGCCGTTATCCGCAGCATGGTAATGCGTACTAAGCACGCAGTTACCGAAGCATCTCCGATGGTTAAAGCGAAAGACGAGCGCCGTGAGCGTCGCGAAGATTTCGCAAACGAAACCGCAGATGATTCCGAAGCTGGGGATTCTGAAGAGTAA
- a CDS encoding YdgH/BhsA/McbA family protein, with amino-acid sequence MKYILITMMAAFLLSANALAAIKIDGRQARNMDDVQSLGVIYINHNIATEQEADRALSQQSDAEGAKYFQPILLHEPGSNGLIHASAAIYR; translated from the coding sequence ATGAAATATATCCTCATCACCATGATGGCTGCGTTTTTGCTGAGCGCCAACGCGCTGGCAGCCATCAAAATCGATGGGCGTCAGGCGCGCAACATGGACGATGTGCAGAGCCTTGGCGTTATCTATATCAACCACAACATCGCCACTGAGCAAGAAGCCGATCGGGCGCTTAGCCAGCAGAGCGATGCCGAGGGAGCGAAATATTTTCAGCCGATCCTGCTCCATGAGCCAGGGAGCAATGGCCTGATTCATGCCAGTGCA